Genomic window (Centroberyx gerrardi isolate f3 chromosome 9, fCenGer3.hap1.cur.20231027, whole genome shotgun sequence):
GTTAACAGTTTCATCTCAGTGAACAGCTGACTCATCAGTTTTCTCACCAGTCCACTCTCTGCTCTCAACAACTGATCAATAACActgcaataataatacaaatccTATCGGTAATACTCTCATTGATAATAGATCAATAATCAGATCGgttattctgttttctgtttttattaaatgtaTAAAAGTCTAAACCTGCAGTTTGTCTCTCAGCACAGTGAGTGAAGACCGGCTGGAGAAACACCTGAAGAAGTGCAACTCCAGACTGAAGCCCAGACCTGTGAGAcaactgcctgtctgtctgtctgtctgtctgtctgtctgtctgtctgtctgtctgtctgtctctctctctctctgtctctctgtctgtctgtctctctgcctgtctgtctgtctgtctgtctgtctgtctgtctctctgcctgtctgtctctctgtctgtctgtctgtctctctgtctgtctgtctgtctgtctgtctgtctgtctgtctgtctgtctgtctgtctgtctctctctctctctgtctctctgtctgtctgtctgtctctctgtctgtctgtctctctgcctgtctgtctgtctgtctgtctgtctgtctctctgcctgtctgtctctctgtctgtctgtctgtctctctctctctctgtctctctgtctgtctgtctgtctctctgtctgtctgtctctctgcctgtctgtctgtctgtctgtctgtctgtctctctgcctgtctgtctgtctgtctgtctgtctgtctctctgcctgtctgtctctctgtctgtctgtctgtctctctctctctctgtctctctgtctgtctgtctctctgcctgtctgtctgtctgtctgtctgtctgtctctctgcctgtctgtctctctgtctgtctgtctgtctctctgtctgtctgtctgtctgtctgtctgtctgtctctctgcctgtctgtctgtctgtctgtctgtctgtctctctgcctgtctgtctctctgtctgtctgtctgtctctctgtctgtctgtctgtctgtctgtctgtctgtctgtctctctgtctctctgtctgtctgtctctctgcctgtctgtctgtctgtctgtctgtctgtctctctgcctgtctgtctctctgtctgtctgtctgtctctctgtctgtctgtctgtctgtctgtctgtctgtctgtctgtctgtctgtctctctctctctctgtctctctgtctgtctgtctctctgtctgtctgtctgtctctctgtctgtctgtctgtctgtctgtctgtctgtctgtctgtctgtctgtctgtctgtctgtctgtctgtctctctctctctctgtctctctgtctgtctgtctgtctctctgtctgtctgtctctctgcctgtctgtctgtctgtctgtctgtctgtctctctgcctgtctgtctctctgtctgtctgtctgtctctctctctctctgtctctctgtctgtctgtctgtctctctgtctgtctgtctctctgcctgtctgtctgtctgtctgtctgtctgtctctctgcctgtctgtctgtctgtctgtctgtctgtctctctgcctgtctgtctctctgtctgtctgtctgtctctctctctctctgtctctctgtctgtctgtctctctgcctgtctgtctgtctgtctgtctgtctgtctctctgcctgtctgtctctctgtctgtctgtctgtctctctgtctgtctgtctgtctgtctgtctgtctgtctctctgcctgtctgtctgtctgtctgtctgtctgtctctctgcctgtctgtctctctgtctgtctgtctgtctctctgtctgtctgtctgtctgtctgtctgtctgtctctctgtctctctgtctgtctgtctgtctgtctgtctgtctgtctgtctgtctgtctgtctctctgcctgtctgtctctctgtctgtctgtctgtctctctgtctgtctgtctgtctgtctgtctgtctctctgcctgtctgtctgtctgtctgtctgtctgtctgtctctctgcctgtctgtctgtctgtctgtctgtctgtctgtctgtctgtctgtctctctgcctgtctgtctctctgcctgtctgtctgtctgtctctctgtctctctgtctgtctgtctgtctgtctgtctgtctgtctgtctgtctctctgtctgtctgtctgtctgtctctctgtctgtctgtctgtctgtctgtctctctgtctgtctgtctgtctgtctctctgtctctctgtctgtctgtctgtctctctgtctgtctgtctgtctgtctgtctgtctgtctgcctgtctgtctgtctgtctgtctgtctgtctgtctgtctctctgtctctctgcctgtctgtctgcctgtctgtctctctgtctgtctgtctgtctgtctgtctgtctgtctgtctctctgcctgtctgtctctctgcctgtctgtctctctgcctgtctgtctgtctctaacaGAATCCGGTCTCTCTGCAGGTTTATTATGTAGAAGACAGAAACGCAGGATCAgctgaggaagacgaggagCAGGTGAGAAGTTCTGCTGCcattttaatattaataataataataataataataataataataataataatattgaagacattctggttattttcattCTAATAAACATTTGTCAGAAGTGTTCTGCTGCTCCTGTCTTGTTGGAAATGAAAAACAGTTTAAGTCTTATTATATAACACATTTAGTTATTAGTAACACACAACAGTTATCAGACAGGGAaacacattcattcataaagctgtgtgtgtgtgtgtgtgtgtgtgtgtgtgtggcaggtgtGTCTGTCTCAGCGCAGCAGGGCGGAGCTGCAGTCTCTGATACTCAAACTGCAGACGGCTGTTGAAGGTGAaacttttccctcttctcctttaaCAAGTCGGAGATAAAGAACAGAGAGTTTACAGGTTTAGTTGCTTCAGACCTGCAGGAGGACCAGGAACTCTGCTGCAGGCGGAGATCAGGTTGTTCAGTTCTGTAAAGAGTCTGCTGAACAGAAAGCAGGAAGTCTTCTTTGCTTTGCTGCAGTGTGTCTGCCGGTTCAACTGAGACCAGCTGATCTGCTTCAGTTTGTACCCGCGGCAGAGGATCCGGtctgttcagtctgctggtctgagACGACGAGAGCGGAGGAACAGTCGGTCGGTGATGATGTCGtgatgtgatgatgtcatgatgtgatgatgtcatgatgtgatgatgtcatgctCTGCAGGACTGCAGACGGAGCTGCAGGACAGCGTTCTCTCTCATGACGTTCTCCAGGAGGAACTCAACAATCCCAAGAATGGAGAGTCTGCAACCAAACACCTGAAGCAGCAGGTACAactgactgtctgttgactgactgactgactgactgttgactgactgactgtctgactgactgactgttaactgactgactgactgactgactgttaactgactgactgactgactgtctgactgactgactgtctgttgactgactgactgactgactgttgactgactgactgtctgactgactgactgttaactgactgactgactgactgactgttaactgactgactgactgttgactgactgactgactgtctgttgactgactgactgactgactgactgttaactgactgactgactgtctgactgactgactgttaactgactgactgactgttgactgactgactgttgactgactgactgactgtctgttgactgactgactgtctgactgactgactgttaactgactgactgactgactgactgtctgactgactgttgactgactgactgtctgactgactgttgactgactgactgtctgactgactgactgttgactgactgactgactgttgactgactgactgactgactgtctgactgactgactgttaactgactgactgtctgactgactgactgtctgactgactgttgactgactgtctgactgactgtctgactgactgactgactgactgactgttgactgactgactgtctgactgactgttgactgactgactgactgttgtctgactgactgactgactgtctgactgactgactgactgactgtctgactgactgtctgactgactgactgactgtctgactgactgttgactgactgactgactgactgactgtctgactgactgactgactgactgactgactgtctgactgactgttgactgactgactgactgttgactgactgactgactgactgactgactgactgttgactgactgactgttgactgactgactgtctgactgactgactgttgactgactgactgactgttgactgactgactgtctgactgactgactgtctgactgactgactgactgttgactgactgactgtctgactgactgactgactgttgactcactgactgactgtctgttgactgactgactgtctgactgactgactgttgactcactgactgtctgactgactgactgttaactgactgactgtctgactgactgttgactgactgactgactgactgttgactgactgactgactgactgactgactgttaactgactgactgactgactgactgttgactgactgactgttgactgactgactgactgactgactgttgactgactgactgttaactgactgactgttgactgactggctgttgaCTGGCTGTTGactaactgacagactgactgtctgtctgtctgactgactgttgactgactgtctgactgactgtctgttgactgactgactgttaactgactggctgttgactaactgacagacagactgactgtctgtctgtctgactgactgttgactgactgactgactctctgactgactgactgttaactgactgactgttgactgactggctgttgactgactggctgttgaCTGGCTGTTGactaactgacagactgactgtctgtctgactgactgtctgactgactgttgactgactgactgactgttaactgactgactgactgactgttgactgactgactgactgttaactgactgactgactgtctgttgactgactgactgactgttaactgactgactgactgactgttaactgactgactgactgactgttgactgactgactgactgtctgactgactgactgttaactgactgactgactgttgactaactgacagacagactgactgtctgtctgtctgactgttgactgtctgactgactgttaactgactgactggctgttgactaactgacagacagactgactgtctgtctgtctgactgactgttgactgactgactgactctgactgactgactgttaactgactgactgttgactgactggctgttgactgactggctgttgaCTGGCTGTTGactaactgacagactgactgtctgtctgactgactgtctgactgactgtctgttgactgactgactgactgttaactgactgactgactgactgttgactgactgactgactgttaactgactgactgactgtctgttgactgactgactgactgttaactgactgactgactgactgttaactgactgactgactgactgttgactgactgactgactgtctgactgactgactgttaactgactgactgactgttgactaactgacagacagactgactgtctgtctgactgactgttgactgactgactgactgactgactctctgactgactgactgactgttgactgactgactgactgactgactgactgactgactctctgactgactgaccgcctGCTGACCGCCTGCTGACCGCCTGGTTCTCAGTCTTCTCTGTTAGGgaacctgcagcagctgcagctgctgtccGGCTCTCGGTGTTTTGTGGAGTTCGGAGCAGGAAAAGGGAAACTGTCCCACTGGATCCAGCAGGCGGTCCGGACCCGGTCCGACTGCCTCTTCCTGCTGGTGGAGAGATCCAGCACCCGCTTCAAGGCAAGACCACGACATACatgcagtatatatacatatatatatatatatatatatatatatgtatagggGATAAATCGATATTCTGGTTTGCGGTCTCAGTGAACCACATGGTGATGGTCTGGTTTGTGGTTTGTGTCTCAGGTGGACGGGAAGCACCAGGACGTTGACGCTCGCTTTGAGCGGCTGCAGGTCGACATCCAGCATCTGGATCTGAGTGAGGAAACGGACTCTGATGTTTCAGAGAAACATTCAGAGAAAAGATcctaaaataaaatcactaaACTCTGTTCTGCTCAGTGAGACTCCAGCAGAGTCTGATCTGactctggatctggatctggtcCTGCAGGTCGAGTCCCTCAGCTCAGACAGAAGAGGATTCCGGTCGTCGGAGTCGGGAAACATTTATGTGGAGCAGCGACAGGTAAGAGCTGTaagctagctgctagctgctagctgctagctgctagctgctagctgttagctgctagctgctagctgttagctgctagctgctagctgttagctgttagctgctagctgctagctgttagctgttagctgctagctgttagctgcTAGCAGCAGCTAACTGGCTGGAGTTTGACAGGAAGTCAGAAGAGCGAGAAGCACTTGAAGAAGAGCCGGGCGTCCTGAACCGGTCCGATCCGGTCTGGTccggttcaggttcaggtccgGTCTGTCGtgtctcatccctccctctcttccccagaaatgccataaaaataatattaaaaagtaaaatactttAAGGACTCTTTGTTAGCAACACATGCAGCAACGCAACAGGCAACGCAACAGGCAACGCAACAGGCAACGCAACAGGCAACAGGCAACAGGCAAGGCAACAGGCAACAGGCAACAGGCAACGCAACAGGCAACGCAACAGGCAACAGGCAAGGCAACAGGCAACAGGCAAGGCAACAGGCAACGCAACAGGCAACAGGCAACAGGCAACACAGGCGTTTTTCTTGTTCTTGTAGCAAAATGTGAAGTCCAAACTTTGCTGCAGCGTCGCCAGTTTCAGTACAAATACCAATGAAGaagtcacttcctgtgtaaacaaatgaaaatggcgCCGGCTGACCTGCAGAACGGCTTCACTGCTGCGGAGaatatattaataaaaaattataaaaaaaataaatatatatatatatatatatatatgaaagtCCACATTCCTCTACAGCAGCCGTTTAAACCCTCTGCTCTTATGTCAGAGCTccagataatataataatattataataataataataataatataatgctGCCGTGCCTCAGGCTGCTGTTAGCACGCGGCTAGCGTTAGCCTTCCTTCTggtctcttcttctcctcctgcagtctgtcctctgtcctcagaTCTCGCTCTGCGCTGTTTGTTTGAGAGACGAGAAACCAGAGAGGAAGCAGAACCGCCATGCAAACGCCCCAGACCAGGACCAGCAGAACCAGGACCAGCTGATCCAGAACCAGGAGCAGAACCAGGACCAGCTGATCCAGAACCAGGAGCAGAACCAAGACCAGCTGATCCAGATGCAGGAGCGGCTCCAGGTCCAGGTCCGGATGTGTGCGGCCTGGCGGTGGCGCTGTGCTGTCACCACCGCTGCGCGTGGCGTCACTACGTGGGGAAAGACTTCTTCCTGCAGAAAGGACTCGGAGCCGCCGAGTTCGCAGCTTTCTGTCGCATGTCCAGCTGGGCGACCTGCGGGCTGAGACCGGCCAATCGGGACCCTCCGCCTCAGGATCCGGCCAATCGGACGGGGGACGACGAAGAGCACGAGCCGGCAGAGGACACGGAACCGGACACCTTCGGCGGGTCGGTAGAGGGTCCAGAGAACTGATCAATAACATGCAGCCTGTCAGTcacagctgactgacaggctgcATGTTATTGatccagctgcagcagcggaAAAtaaccaataaataaataaatccacaaataaaacaccaagcaaccaaagacaccaaatgaaGGTTTTCACAGTTTTATTCACCTGATCATGAATTTCTAGAATATTTCTTCCAGTGAGATTGATGGAAATATTTTGTTCCAACACAAAAAAGTTCCACAGAAATAATGTTGAAATAGTTGAAAAGTCAAAGGGGTCTGAGTCCAGTCAGCTGATCAGAGGTCAGCTGATCAGAGGTCAGCTGATCAGAGGTCAGCTGCACAGACCGCTGCAGTGAAGTCTGACCCAGGTTAGAGACGAGTGTGAGGTCATGACAACACCATGTGACTTGTTCCTTATTCATATATAAATCATAACTGTGTTTTCCCGGCAGCTTGGTTCCGGCGGAGCGGCGGCAGCGGATTGGTCGTCTGTGCAAACTGCTGATCGACGGCGGCAGGCTGGACTTCCTGCGGAGGAAAGGCTTCACAGGCAGACTGAGCCGCTACGCCGGACCGCAGGTCACTCTGGAGAACGTGCTGCTCACCGCCGTCccctctgaacacacacacacacacacacacacacacacacacactctctgactgAAGACAACTGAGCTGACCTGACAGAACGAGTCTCTGTTCTCCCTCCAGACGaacttctcttcttcctcagagTTCACAAGTCTTTTTATTATTCGACTGAAACCgacatgttgaaatgttttgtttgtattaAAGGATTTTCAGATTAAACTTCACTGTCGACACTTTGGTCTTTTCTATTCCATCTTCATCTCATTTCAGTGATCTGATGCAACAGAGGCTTGACTCATCTAAAACCCATTTATTAAGCACCAAGTTAGATTAACCCTTAAATAgtaattattaaatattaaataatgagTAATTTTATTAACGCTGGTTACAGTGAAGTTACCTTCAGACGGTGAAGTGAAAGTGCGTCTAGCGGCTGACACAGGGCATGCTGAGCGCAGCGTACGCTCGCTTCCTGGCTTCCTGGATGTAAGTTAGCATGAACTCCCGTCCAAACAGCTCTCTGTCGTCTtcgtcctcttcctcatcctcatcctcagccTTCATCTTCCTGGCCGGCAGTTCCACGTCCAGCGTCAGAGGATTGTCCCGAAAATTCACAAACCTGTTCCAGCAAAAGGAAAAGATCAGTTCTGTCTCAGAAACTAAAGCctgcaacagcagcagagtgaaTAAACATGTAAGACAGACGTGTTCGTATTTCACTTCAATATTCCACATTAAGGAGAATCTACTTTCTATCTCAGTTCCATCAGGTTGACATTAATATCACATATTCTgaaggaagaaagctcctgtttGCTCAGACTccactgatctgattttgacGGGTAAGTCACTGACCTGAGGTTGGTCATGCCCTCCATGAGCGGCGGAATGTCCCGCAGCCCGTTGCTGCTCAGGACCAGCGTCTCCAGACCGGACATCCGGCCGATGTTTTCTGGAAGTTTCTCCAGCTGGTTCCTCTGCAGCCACAGAGTGTGCAGCTTCTCCATCCTGCAGGTGGAGAAGCTGCTTCAGGTTTGGTCACATGACAGTGGAGAGAGCTGCTTCAGGTTTGGTCACATGACAGTGGAGAGAGCTGCTTCAGGTTTGGTCACATGACAGTGGAGAGAGCTGCTTCAGGTTTGGTCACATGACAGTGGAGAAGCTGCTGCCGCTCGCTGTACAGCTCAGGCTCAAGTCACTGAGAGCCTGAACCGGGATCAGGTGAACATGAAGATTACATCTGGCTCCAAATCATCTGCCTGTCtccagtagacagacagagatgattttgttgttttttattttattttattgttgggTGAGGCGAGCGATGGGACAGACCGGACCGATCCAGGTCCCGTCTGTCTCACTACCTGTCTCAGTCCTCGGTCCTGTCTCACTACCTGTCTCAGTACCTGTCTCACTACCTGTCTCAGTCCTCGGTCCTGTCTCACTACCTGTCTCAGTACCTGTCTCACTACCTGTCTCAGTCCTCGGTCCTGTCTCACTACCTGTCTCACTACCTGTCTCAGTCCTCGGTCCTGTCTCACTACCTGTCTCAGTACCTGTCTCAGTCCTCGGTCCTGTCTCACTACCTGTCTCAGTACCTGTCTCACTACCCGTCTCAGTCCTCGGTCCTGTCTCAGTACCTGTCTCACTACCTGTCTCAGTCCTCGGTCCTGTCTCACTACCTGTCTCAGTACCTGTCTCACTACCCGTCTCAGTCCTCGGTCCTGTCTCACTACCTGTCTCAGTACCTGTCTCACTACCCGTCTCAGTCCTCAGTCCTGTCTCACTACCTGTCTCACTACCTGTCTCAGTCCTCGGTCCTGTCTCACTACCTGTCTCAGTACCTGTCTCACTACCTGTCTCAGTCCTCGGTCCTGTCTCAGTCCTCGGTCCTGTCTCACTACCTGTCTCAGTACCTGTCTCACTACCCGTCTCAGTCCTCGGTCCTGTCTCACTACCTGTCTCAGTACCTGTCTCACTACCCGTCTCAGTCCTCGGTCCTGTCTCACTACCTGTCTCAGTACCTGTCTCACTACCCGTCTCAGTCCTCGGTCCTGTCTCAGTACCTGTGGATGTCGTCAGGTAAACTCTGCAGCTGGTTCCCTCCCATGTCGAGCCACTGCAGAGCCGGCAGGCGGAGCAGAGCGTCCGGCACCGAGACGAACGAGTTCAGAGACAaatccagctgctgcagcttcttCAGCCcactgagctgaggacagagagaacCAGATCAGACTCCAGATCAGACTCTGACTCCACATCTGACTCCAGACCTGACTCCAGACCTGACTCCAGATCAGACTCCAGATCAAACTCCTCACTGTAACTGAGGAGCTTTCAGCATATTTTTTCAAATCTGTGATTTTAGCTTTTCTTTAGTATATTTTGACTGAAGTTTTAAGATTTGCTAAAAATTGAAATCCCTTCATTGCAGAGAACAAATGTAGTTTCTGCATCACCATGTTTATGATGATGAATAAACAGGCGAGGGAAAGTCATCAGATCCAAACCCAAGGCCCAAAACATCTGTAAACTGTTGCTGGGTACCGTGCCGGTTCCTGCTTCAGCTCCTTTATTCAGTTATATTTAATTCAAAGAATCTAGAACAGTAGACGTTCCGCAGAGCGACAGTAACAGCGGTTCTACCTGGACGGGAAGCTGGCTGAGGTTCCGGTTCATGGCCAGCTCCAGTCTCTCCAGGTTCTCGCAGCTTCCCAGCTCCTCAGGAACCGTCTGGAGCCGGTTGTAGCTGAGCAGCAGCTCTCTGAGCCGGGTCAGCTTCCCTGAGCCACACAGAGACCGGACAGGGTGATGAAACTAGATCATGAAACTAGATCATGAAAACCCATCTGGGTGAAAACAAGATGCTGACTCGGCAGAACGGTTCCCGTGGCGTTCACTGACCGATCTGCGGGGGAATGTCGGTGATGGCGTTGCGGGACAGATCCAGCACCAGCAGGTTCTGGAAGCTGGAGATGAACTGAGGGATTTCCTGCAGTCCGGTCCGGTGGATCTGCCACTCCTGAACCTGATTGAGCTGGACCAGAGGGCTGGGCAGGGTCtggattagattacattagattagattagactagaccagactagactagattaaactagattagactagactagattagattagattatggTGTTTCTGGTTCTCCTTCCTGTCCAGGCAGGAAGTTACCTTCCAGTcttcctgctggatcctgaagACCAGCCGTCCGTCTTCCATCTGCAGCTTCTGCTTCAGCCGAGTCAGAACGACTCGCTGCTCCCAGTCATGACACAGTCTGACCACAGGAGAGGGGGGGCACATAAATATACTAATATActaaaatatataatacagTACTAAACATCTGAGGTAATATATACTGTCCCACTGAAATAATATaaaccatatactgtatctgaCCAAATACCTGAAACATTACATACCAACAGAAAgtatatttctgttttctgaataCCTGGAAATCTGCGTATTACTGCAATATTACTGTAATACGACTGTACTGCTGTattataatactgtatattaagagagaggagaggaggaa
Coding sequences:
- the lrrc39 gene encoding leucine-rich repeat-containing protein 39, whose protein sequence is MAGVALCGSVGSIKALWETRIRKNQEEQRRSRAPREGGAVVRLCHDWEQRVVLTRLKQKLQMEDGRLVFRIQQEDWKTLPSPLVQLNQVQEWQIHRTGLQEIPQFISSFQNLLVLDLSRNAITDIPPQIGKLTRLRELLLSYNRLQTVPEELGSCENLERLELAMNRNLSQLPVQLSGLKKLQQLDLSLNSFVSVPDALLRLPALQWLDMGGNQLQSLPDDIHRMEKLHTLWLQRNQLEKLPENIGRMSGLETLVLSSNGLRDIPPLMEGMTNLRFVNFRDNPLTLDVELPARKMKAEDEDEEEDEDDRELFGREFMLTYIQEARKRAYAALSMPCVSR
- the trmt13 gene encoding tRNA:m(4)X modification enzyme TRM13 homolog yields the protein MAAPLPGRCGFYLEKKNRFCKMVVGKGKVFCGEHANMEEGNSRRIVCPLDPKHTVSEDRLEKHLKKCNSRLKPRPVYYVEDRNAGSAEEDEEQVCLSQRSRAELQSLILKLQTAVEGLQTELQDSVLSHDVLQEELNNPKNGESATKHLKQQSSLLGNLQQLQLLSGSRCFVEFGAGKGKLSHWIQQAVRTRSDCLFLLVERSSTRFKVDGKHQDVDARFERLQVDIQHLDLSRVPQLRQKRIPVVGVGKHLCGAATDLALRCLFERRETREEAEPPCKRPRPGPAEPGPADPEPGAEPGPADPEPGAEPRPADPDAGAAPGPGPDVCGLAVALCCHHRCAWRHYVGKDFFLQKGLGAAEFAAFCRMSSWATCGLRPANRDPPPQDPANRTGDDEEHEPAEDTEPDTFGGLVPAERRQRIGRLCKLLIDGGRLDFLRRKGFTGRLSRYAGPQVTLENVLLTAVPSEHTHTHTHTHTHTL